CGTAAATCGTACTAGTAATAtcatttccaagttttttttcctccagcgAGTGAATCAGATGAACAGTTTCGAGATAAAAAGTGCATCTTTACTTCGTCGTGTGCGCATTGTTTTTCTATGTTTAATGAGACACAGAAATTAGTCCTGCCCTCTCATGGTGGTCTAACTGAGGTTTTTTTCCGTCGAGACGTACTGAGCTTTCGATCGTTGGAATGcagcaaacgtttttttttcattttcaactttcaaaTTGACAGAATCGTTtgcacttttttttgtttatcgcTGTAAAAATTGATGGAACATAGATTCGTgggtttaaaattttttatgaggctttggaataaaaatgaaaaattggagaaaagcCTGCTGCACTCGAAGAAAGTTAATTTCGACGCCAAGAACATGCCTGTTCGATCATTTGCACATGTATCGATAAACTCAAAgaaaattgatcgaaaaaaaagaaattcctCCAAGTTGTGTCTAGTCTCTTCTGTGCACAGAATGAAAAGTATCATGAAGATCCAGTTGAACTGAATTCAATCTCTGATTCCACTTGTTAATTGTTTCGTGAATGAgctgctgagaaaaaaaggtgCTTGGCGAAAAGGAATGTGTGAATTAGCAAACTCGTTAATACGTActacttgaattttttatcgactCGTAGACAATAAGAATAGCGATTTTAAAGTAgatggtagaaaaaaaagtctaaAAAGCAATGAAAACAAATGATTAAAATGGTAGAAAAACTCAAAGTTCTTCATAAACGAAGAATTTAGTGAGGTAATTCTCATTGAAAAACGATGCATGGTGGGCATCCTcgtaaaaatgttaaaaatcctTTACATTGTAGATAATAGGACtaaatatttcgattaatGTCAAAGCTATACTCGTGGTTTATTCCAAAGACTGTAGCGTGTGACTGAGCTGATCAATTGATTGTTTAGTTTAGGTTAcgtgtaaaatttttcatcacgtTCGTATTTTTCGTAATAATTAACTTTTTTAAGCATAgacaaaaatatattattgagATAAGCATTTATAGATAGATATATTTGAcgtagtttttcgaaaaacataCTAATGCATACCGAAGAACTTGACGTGCGGAAGTACACAAATTATTTTACACAAACTATAGTTATTAtatcgaaagaataataaaataataacaaaaattgatgtTAGGTCATTTTAAGGCAcgtttgaaattatttcagtATTTGTACATCCGTTAAATCGTAACCATTCtctgttttattattatattttttttctaaacttaCCAACTGTGAATACATATTCGCgaacaaatgaaataaataaaatgtactCACCCTGGTATGGCGATACTTTTTTCCCATCGATAGCGGATTTCCTGCACAAATTCGTGCCAAATTTGTGCCAAAGCCCCGGCGCCACCGAGATTGTGAGCACAATGCGCAGCCACGATCGCCAATCGCCAAACCAATCCGTCGACGGCGCAGGTCTTTACGCCTCTCCATGGATCGTCCTCGAGACTGTACGCGTTAATATCGCCGTAAGGAGCTTTCTGAAtaaccgaaaaaaattcatagtaACATAATTCAATTAACTCAAAATTTGGTTTCCaaattcaggaatgaaaaaaaacgaaaattctatCTGAAATTCATTACAAATAATTGCGTGGGCGAGAGCTTGCATGATCACTTATAATCGCGAAACGTTACAAGCTTTTTATATTCGTTGAAAGAGCTTATACGTGCGGAGAACAAAAGtcattgattttgaaaaaaaaacggctgTAGTAATGGGTCGAAGGTATTTTATAAGCTGAAGAAAATCGAGCTCACCTGATTGTCTTCAGCATCCGGGAATAGAAAGTATAAAATCGGTACAAGAATTTCTTCCGAAATGGGACCTTCGAcgtttttgcttctttttgAAGCGGCTCTATTAACGACGTTTGATAACGTCGGGATTCGAGATTCCGTCAAAACGTTGAACGCAGAGCTCAACATGTGATCGCTGTAATCGGCCCCACAATCAGCAGCTTCGCCCAACAAATCGACCATAGTTTTCTGGCTCGCGCAAAGGtgaataaaatcggttaaataTTCACCGAGCAAACAAGCCGGCgatgaaatcattttcactTGCACCGACCATTCGGGCGCCAATTGCGGCTCGAAGTCGGAAAAACCTTCGCTATCGACGACTATGTTTTCCGACATTTGTGGCCAAGTCGCGAAGAGGTTGAGCTCACTGTAAGAATTGTAAAGAAAATTATGATTCCCCTATTTATGAGGTTTTTCTATTCTGTCTCGAAATTCCTAATGGAAACGTCATAATTCATACCCAACGGGATCGAACGTCGCTCCGAACGGCAATTTTCCGAGCTCAGCTACACCTAATGTTTCTCCTTGCATGAAATCGAAATCCGGAGGCTCCTGTGTCCACGTGAAATTCGTCCAATCTTTCAGAACGTATGAAAATCTTGCAGAGACCATTGCTGGCTCTAATCGTATACCACAACCATCACTGATCTTTTGTTTGAACAGTGCAAGCAAGCCTAGAAAATCAAAACATTTCTAtgatttgtttgaaaaaagaacGTGTCTCTTTTTTCTAAGAGATTGTGATATATTGTCATGTTCAAACGTAGCTacaaaaggagaaagaaaactaTGAGCAGTTACACGCGTATGTGCGACTTCTCTAATCATTTGAAGATACGAAACTGTGAATAAAATCATTGACTGTGCACCTGTAAGATATCGGCAGTGCGGAGGAGTCTTTTTCAAGTGAATCATTTCCAAATGAGTCGAAGTACCTCGGCCTACGCTAATGCCAAGATAAAACTTTTGCCATTGTTCTTGAACTTGAACTAAAGCTGGTATTTCACTGTtgaatggaaaacattttcttttacCAAACAGTGAAATTTTATTACTTATTGTATTCGGACAGAAAAGTTGTGATTTTCTTACCAATTTGCATTGTTTGCTGCTATTGTGAGAGAACTAACAAGAATCTTTATTCTCGTTTCATCAAGGATGGATTGACGCTTTGATGGGACTAAAACAACAAATTCACGAATGCCATAATAACGAGCAATTTCCAAATGGTCGTCTTCGAGGCGAACAAAATCATTTGCTGGGTCTAGAGCATCAATGTGCGCTTGAGTGTGGCCGTCTTCGATATCTTCTACTGTACCTTCGACAGTCTCATCATCCTCGGTTTTCAATTTGAAATGCTTCAAGGCAAAGCCGACATCTGTAGAGAAATGACAAATAATGATTTTGTACAAACTCTTTGTTTCAAACATAGAGAAAGATTATTCTCATGGAGCCATGatataataattaaaattcaatgttGTGTGCTTTTATCCTTTACATACCTGCAAAATTGAGTTCCTCTGATCTTTGTGTCCATCCtaaattgataaaatctccTGGTTTCAAAGTGGAACCGATCTTTGTCTGTGGCAATTTCCATTCGTGTATAATTTCCTCCAGACGTGCAACAAAGACTTCCCATTCTGATGCTGTTGTGAAATCATGATGATAAAAGTCCTCGATTTCGATATTGtgcatttttatgtttttttggtTATCATCaatgtttaaacaattaaactTTCACGAGTTCACTCCGCGGGGTGCTGTTCACacatcatgaaaaataattcacatTAGAGTAATTAATGTTTATAATTTTGATGATTAATTCTGTGATAGTAATAACGTCAACTTGGAAGGTTAAGGTTAGGGAACTGTCGTTTCTTCTGACAGATCGACAGCAGGTTGTACAATCAAAAGATAAACATTGGACCTGATTGGACACCCCTGTGAATATTGGCCCCATTGACTCAGTGAATTTGGATTTTCGAAttctttctatttttgatGTGATGCAATTCTATGTGATGCTTGAGTCTGCCCTGTTCGTTGataaacagaaaaatttgttaaaattaattagagttttaatgacaaaaatttttttaaatagtttGTAAATTTAGATGATGTATTTTACATCAAGAAATATGAACTCCCAAAAAAGCTTCCCTTTGAAGCGCAAATCGTCAGTCGGTTACGAATTTCataagtgaaaaaattgtcttatattttttctttgaaaaaatgaaaacaaacacCGAATGCGTGCATTTCGTTGGATTTATTTTTAGGAAAAATGATACACCATTCAACACTGTTAATGTTAAACCGTACACCATCAAATGGCCACCAAACGATTTGCGAAAAATACTTTTGATATAATCAATAGCAAAGAGGGTTTTAGAAAAGCGAAAGGACACACCGCGCATTACAATAAGGTATAACTTCAAAACAAGTTGAGTCGAGTTGCACGGCTTTCGTGCATATCACTCACACAATCGTCGGAGAACTGCGTGGGGAGCGTGGGAGTGAAAAATCAGGAGGCGTGACGGTagataaaaattatcgaatCACGCCGGAAGAGTGTGTGTCGTCGTCGGGTACTCGAGTGTAGTATAAACGCTTTCACGTACGTGTACACGAGCCAGTGTCGATCTTGACGGGGTTGTCAAATCGTACTCGTGTCAGCAAAGAGAGTCTGCTCtgcattgaaaagaaaaacacaaaaacatattgtttttattttcgtgttttaaaaattcgacGAAAGTTTTAACTAATCGTAAACAATGGAAACTTACGAGAGTGTGCTTCTCGTTAAATCGGAAGTGTTCGTCTTCAAAATTCCTCCACGTACATCGAACAGAGGCCATCGGTGAgaacttcatttttctttccttttcttgcatttttctctctttttttcttttctctcgtcaTCACTAACTGTACTCTAAATtcacattattattattctcaaAATGTAACTCGTATCGTATTGTTGCCGAGTGTGGGAATATCGAGAAATGACGCCTCCTCAACTTTCACTTATCAGTTTCGACGAAAGAactatctctctttctcttcaactCCCGCGAGTTTTTTGCTCTACTCCCCAATCATCGTAATATTTTTGAAAgacctaaaaaaaaaacaagtttcgtgaatgagagaaaaaaattttcctcatATATTTGATAAATagatcattattttcaacttttacatGCTTTTTTCGAACCTTTCAATAACACTATTAGAAAAGATATAGGAAAAACAACATAAAAATCTAGAAATGTCTGACATCCTCAATCTTTTGTTGTTCACAGAGCAGCAGACTGGAGCTTGCAAGAGCCATCATGGACAGGACGAATGCGTCTGGTGTCACAGGGAGATTCAATAACGATTAAGCTTGAGGATAAAATAACAGGAGAATTATTTGCAAAGTGTCCAATAGAGACTTACCCAGGAATTGCTGTGGAGCCTGTGACAGATTCGTCTCGTTATTTTGTCCTGAGGATTCAGGACGACAATGGTCGATCTGCATTCATCGGAGTAGGCTTCCTCGACAGATCGGATAGTTTTGATCTCAATGTCGCTCTTCAAGATCACTTCAAATGGCTCAAAAATCGTGAACAgatagaaaaggaaaaagaaacacCTAAGCAAGAATTGGATCTCAGGTTCAAAGAAGGCGAGacgattaaaataaatatgaaaattacaGTAAGTTTGTTATCTTTCCACTTTAATTTATTCAGTTTACAAATCAATTTTACAGTAGTGTGGTTTGAATGCACTGCTTATTGTCGCAAATTCATTTGCAATTACAAACAACTGGaatcacaaaatttttttttcttacaacaaCAAACCCCTTacgataatttgataattgttACCAATTGACtttttgtacagaaaaaagatggTAGCGAAGTATCGTCAAAGACGAAACCACGTGCTCCAGTAGGATTAGGACTGCCACCACCTCCAGGCGGTGTGAAAATTGCCCCACCACCAGCTCGAACCCCAACGTCGTCGCCGGCTCATAAGCCTGCAGCAAATCCACAGGTTCAAGGTCAGACAGGATCAGAATGGGGCGAATTCGCGAGTGCCTcccaacagcaacaacaagcAGCTGCTGCGACTCCTTCGACCAATGCAACTTGGGTACAATTCTAAGCCCAAGAATTATTAAaagtatattaaaaaaaattggaggaaataataaaaacgcgGACTTACAGGTGAGAAACTTAGATTTCGCGAATTACtgtgaaaaatgacgaaagaaagaaaacaaacgtACATACTCGACGGCGTACGTATACGATGATAATAATGTATTATATCGATATAGTGAAGTATAGACGCGCGTGTTCACCCGATTTCGAACTCTCGggtattttattcgtttaagtGGCAAATAGTACACAGGATAATGTTTACGAAGCAAACAAAAACAAGAAATTGTAGTTAGCCGACTGTGCTACATGTTTATTATAGTGGTTTTCTTCCCAAAACTTAGTGGGTCGTTAAAACCTCAGTAATGGGAGTCGATCGAGGGACTGGGAGTGCAGAAAAGACAGTTCGGCATAAAGTGTCGACAGAATGcttgcagttttttttattat
The window above is part of the Venturia canescens isolate UGA chromosome 5, ASM1945775v1, whole genome shotgun sequence genome. Proteins encoded here:
- the Rab3GAP1 gene encoding rab3 GTPase-activating protein catalytic subunit, with product MHNIEIEDFYHHDFTTASEWEVFVARLEEIIHEWKLPQTKIGSTLKPGDFINLGWTQRSEELNFADVGFALKHFKLKTEDDETVEGTVEDIEDGHTQAHIDALDPANDFVRLEDDHLEIARYYGIREFVVLVPSKRQSILDETRIKILVSSLTIAANNANCEIPALVQVQEQWQKFYLGISVGRGTSTHLEMIHLKKTPPHCRYLTGLLALFKQKISDGCGIRLEPAMVSARFSYVLKDWTNFTWTQEPPDFDFMQGETLGVAELGKLPFGATFDPVGELNLFATWPQMSENIVVDSEGFSDFEPQLAPEWSVQVKMISSPACLLGEYLTDFIHLCASQKTMVDLLGEAADCGADYSDHMLSSAFNVLTESRIPTLSNVVNRAASKRSKNVEGPISEEILVPILYFLFPDAEDNQKAPYGDINAYSLEDDPWRGVKTCAVDGLVWRLAIVAAHCAHNLGGAGALAQIWHEFVQEIRYRWEKSIAIPGIGTGFPDSVRTCILHQKLQMMNCCVERKKAREETAQRHQQSMEMDFDTESEDEEEFFECTSDESIKPDDSTPPKTHTKTKHLLWNRPTGRLAKHPSLRLIKTGDALYLPVTQDPVPKTEDQLEEDAQVMMQLGTDKYASEMRARLMSASLLSDMESFKAANPGAELEDFIRWYSPRDWVEEEGVDEWGQPGGHLSPRMRISNNPWSTTWSSAQPVPAHRQKRLFDDTREAEKAIHYLTSKRLGQVAQLLLPVLTHAALYTLSKQKQNAMPNLPEVTQSILNKLQHATKPLHQKLQLYEEIARDIEGIEALVAQANSLQHKLCGNDDCKEFASFIVQLMRSKEVSVPGGARGNIGSRITTMFRDAQKAAQMMTSGSANNDVETSGDGKHKTFPEASCKEFILRAVTPRPSPTSTPQPQRMYACLKRDYIRLAGFFSEDTTFF
- the LOC122411064 gene encoding NECAP-like protein CG9132; the protein is METYESVLLVKSEVFVFKIPPRTSNRGHRAADWSLQEPSWTGRMRLVSQGDSITIKLEDKITGELFAKCPIETYPGIAVEPVTDSSRYFVLRIQDDNGRSAFIGVGFLDRSDSFDLNVALQDHFKWLKNREQIEKEKETPKQELDLRFKEGETIKINMKITKKDGSEVSSKTKPRAPVGLGLPPPPGGVKIAPPPARTPTSSPAHKPAANPQVQGQTGSEWGEFASASQQQQQAAAATPSTNATWVQF